Proteins encoded in a region of the Athene noctua chromosome 4, bAthNoc1.hap1.1, whole genome shotgun sequence genome:
- the SLC10A4 gene encoding sodium/bile acid cotransporter 4 produces the protein MAGSAQPPAAAGRGGPDGGSLAGGGEAFGDRSLSQVLSVLVGLALCVTMLGLGCAVELGQLGQQLRRPVGLLLALLGQFVAMPLLAFLLALIFALDEVAAVAVLLCGCCPGGNLSNLMSVLVDGDMNLSIIMTASSTLLALFLMPLCLWVYSRHWINTALVQLLPLGAVSLTLGSTLLPIGLGVLIRYRHPRAADLLVKISLWSLLVTLVILFILTGTMLGPDLMAHIPASVYAIAVLMPLAGYALGYGLATLFKMPPHCRRTVSLETGCQNVQLCTAILKLTFPPELIGSMYMFPLLYALFQSAEAGLFVLVYKMYGRDSYKQDMLGEEEDTDISYRKLKEEEVADTSYGTVTTEGHNSVQVEVTQTAL, from the exons ATGGCCGGCTCCGCGcagcccccggcggcggcggggcgcggcggccccgaCGGCGGGTCgctggcggggggcggcgagGCATTCGGGGACCGCTCCCTCAGCCAGGTCTTGAGCGTGCTGGTGGGGCTGGCGCTCTGCGTGAccatgctggggctgggctgcgccgtggagctggggcagctggggcagcagctgcGGCGGcccgtggggctgctgctggcgctgctgggGCAGTTCGTGGCCATGCCGCTGCTGGCCTTCCTCCTCGCCCTCATCTTCGCCCTGGACGAGGTGGCGGCCGTGGCTGTGCTCCTGTGCGGCTGCTGCCCCGGGGGCAACCTCTCCAACCTCATGTCGGTGCTCGTCGACGGGGACATGAACCTCAG CATTATCATGACGGCCTCCTCCACGCTGCTGGCCCTCTTCCTCATGCCCCTCTGCCTCTGGGTCTACAGCCGCCACTGGATCAACACGGCCCTGGTGCAGCTGCTGCCCCTGGGGGCCGTGAGCCTGACGCTGGGCAGTACCCTGCTGCCCATCGGCCTGGGGGTGCTCATCCGGTACCGGCACCCCCGTGCCGCCGACCTCCTTGTTAAG ATTTCCCTGTGGTCCCTCTTGGTGACTCTGGTGATCCTGTTCATCCTGACTGGGACCATGCTGGGCCCAGATCTGATGGCACACATTCCTGCGTCTGTCTATGCCATTGCGGTGCTGATGCCTCTAGCGGGGTACGCCTTGGGATACGGCTTAGCCACGCTCTTTAAAATGCCCCCACACTGCAGGAGAACAGTGTCTTTGGAAACAGGGTGCCAAAACGTCCAGCTCTGCACTGCCATCCTAAAACTCACTTTCCCCCCAGAGCTCATAGGGAGCATGTACATGTTTCCCTTGCTTTACGCGCTCTTTCAGTCAGCAGAAGCAGGACTCTTTGTGTTGGTATACAAGATGTATGGGAGAGACAGCTACAAACAAGATATGCTCGGTGAAGAGGAAGACACAGATATTTCCTACAGGAAACTGAAGGAAGAGGAGGTGGCTGATACTTCGTATGGCACAGTGACCACAGAAGGGCACAACTCTGTTCAGGTGGAGGTGACGCAGACGGCGCTTTAG
- the ZAR1 gene encoding zygote arrest protein 1, translated as MAEEAMESYLYATYPPYSYSYRYPPPKGKGGAAGGWRPRGSGYFSGYGEAAAAAEYFDNYQRAQLKAILSQVNPNLTPRLRKANTKEVGVQVNPRQDASVQCSLGPRTLLRRHPGPFAGPRPREAEQEQGSPATTSTRAVRFPRTIAVYSPVASRRLTAFLEEPGPEPAVAVEEERAAAAVEEEADALREQREAEAAAVRASWEKPAEAEPLGQRPAATPEPPEESREEEEAAAAARAEPSAVPPKQEPAPGKTRLRFQFLEQKYGYYHCKDCNIRWESAYVWCVQGTNKVYFRQFCRTCQKSYNPYRVEDITCQSCKQTRCTCPVKLRHVDPKRPHRQDLCGRCKGKRLSCDSTFSFKYII; from the exons ATGGCGGAGGAGGCGATGGAGAGCTATCTGTACGCCACCTACCCCCCCTACTCTTACTCCTACCGCTACCCGCCGCCCAAGGGCaaggggggggcggcgggcggctggcggccgcggggcagcGGCTACTTCTCGGGCtacggcgaggcggcggcggccgccgagTACTTCGACAACTACCAGCGGGCGCAGCTGAAGGCCATCCTCTCCCAGGTCAACCCCAACCTGACGCCGCGGCTCCGCAAGGCCAACACCAAGGAGGTGGGCGTCCAGGTGAACCCGCGGCAGGACGCCTCGGTGCAGTGCTCCCTCGGGCCCCGCACGCTGCTGCGCCGCCACCCCGGCCCTTTTGCCGGGCCGCGGCCCCGTGAGgcggagcaggagcagggcagccctgccaccaccagcacccGCGCCGTGCGCTTCCCCCGCACCATCGCCGTCTACTCGCCCGTGGCGTCCCGCAGACTCACCGCCTTCCTGGAAGAGCCGGGCCCGGAGCCGGCAGTGGCCGTCGAGGAGGAGCGGGCCGCGGCGGCCGTCGAGGAGGAGGCGGACGCGCTGCGGGAGCAGCGGGAGGCAGAGGCGGCCGCCGTGCGGGCCAGCTGGGAGAAGCCCGCCGAGGCCGAGCCGCTAGGGCAGCGCCCGGCCGCGACCCCGGAGCCGCCGGAGGAgagccgggaggaggaggaggcggcggcggcagcgcgggcagAGCCATCGGCCGTCCCCCCGAAGCAGGAGCCGGCGCCGGGCAAGACGCGCTTGCGCTTCCAG TTCCTGGAGCAGAAGTACGGCTACTACCACTGCAAGGACTGCAACATCCGCTGGGAGAGCGCCTACGTCTGGTGCGTCCAGGGCACCAACAAG gtcTATTTCCGGCAGTTCTGCCGAACCTGCCAGAAGTCCTACAACCCCTACCGTGTGGAGGACATCACCTGCCAG AGCTGCAAGCAGACGCGGTGCACCTGCCCCGTGAAGCTGCGCCACGTGGATCCCAAGAGGCCCCACCGCCAGGACCTCTGCGGGAGGTGCAAAGGGAAACGCCTCTCCTGCGACAGCACATTCAGTTTCAAATACATCATCTGA